The following are from one region of the Candidatus Dadabacteria bacterium genome:
- a CDS encoding M48 family metallopeptidase — MQLGASAYLGMLETEKVSKNKHYAQTVTRVGQRIAAVSHTPNLRWQYTVFDNDKMVNAFALPGGKIGVYTGMMHVAKTDAGLATVMAHEVAHATARHGGERLTLGILLEMGSAALASAMNKKDKKTQSRVLAAYGIGTTLVVALPFSRKQESEADRIGLIYMAKAGYDPREAIPFWERMGAAGRGAPPEFLSTHPGYRTRIKNLRKWMPEAMEYYEASRKAPNNRIIIAKETGR, encoded by the coding sequence ATGCAGCTCGGCGCAAGTGCGTATCTCGGCATGCTTGAGACCGAAAAGGTCTCGAAAAACAAGCACTACGCCCAGACCGTAACAAGGGTCGGCCAACGCATAGCGGCGGTATCACACACACCCAATCTCAGGTGGCAATACACAGTTTTCGATAATGACAAGATGGTAAACGCCTTCGCGCTTCCCGGCGGGAAAATCGGGGTTTACACGGGAATGATGCACGTTGCCAAAACCGATGCGGGATTGGCGACTGTGATGGCCCATGAGGTCGCCCACGCAACAGCGCGCCACGGCGGGGAGAGACTCACTCTCGGGATACTGCTTGAGATGGGTTCTGCGGCCCTGGCGTCGGCCATGAACAAAAAGGACAAGAAAACACAAAGCAGGGTTCTTGCGGCCTACGGGATCGGAACCACTCTCGTGGTCGCCCTGCCGTTTTCAAGAAAGCAGGAATCCGAGGCCGACAGGATAGGCCTTATATATATGGCGAAGGCGGGCTATGACCCGCGCGAGGCGATTCCTTTCTGGGAGAGGATGGGAGCTGCGGGACGGGGCGCTCCGCCTGAGTTTCTTTCTACCCACCCAGGTTACAGGACCAGGATAAAGAATCTTCGCAAGTGGATGCCCGAAGCCATGGAATATTACGAGGCAAGCCGGAAGGCTCCCAACAATCGCATTATAATTGCCAAAGAAACCGGACGCTAG